A single window of Arcobacter venerupis DNA harbors:
- a CDS encoding di-trans,poly-cis-decaprenylcistransferase, giving the protein MSLIVMSDLKMPEHIAIIMDGNGRWATERGLKRTAGHEEGAKTVREITSYCSSIGIKYLTLYAFSTENWERPKIEVEFLMKLLERYLKNELEIYLKNDIRFKAIGDLTRFSKSLQKIITITEERTFHCKGLTQVLALNYGSKNEIIRAIKKLNEKNLEITEENLESCLDTAGMGDVDILIRTSGEVRLSNYLLWQNAYAEMFFTQTYWPDFSKAELDDIISDFSKRERRFGAI; this is encoded by the coding sequence ATGAGTTTAATAGTTATGAGTGATTTAAAGATGCCAGAACATATTGCCATTATTATGGATGGGAATGGAAGATGGGCAACGGAGAGAGGATTAAAAAGAACAGCTGGACATGAAGAGGGCGCAAAAACGGTGCGAGAAATTACTTCATATTGTTCATCAATAGGAATTAAATATTTAACTTTATATGCTTTTTCAACTGAAAATTGGGAAAGACCAAAAATTGAAGTTGAATTTTTGATGAAACTTCTTGAGAGATATTTAAAAAATGAGTTAGAAATCTATTTAAAAAATGATATTAGATTTAAAGCAATTGGGGATTTAACTAGATTTTCAAAATCTTTACAAAAAATAATAACAATTACAGAAGAAAGAACTTTTCATTGTAAAGGTTTAACTCAAGTATTAGCTTTAAACTACGGTTCAAAAAATGAAATAATTAGAGCTATTAAGAAATTAAATGAGAAAAATCTTGAAATAACCGAAGAAAATTTAGAATCTTGTCTTGATACAGCAGGCATGGGGGATGTAGATATATTAATTCGTACAAGTGGAGAAGTAAGACTTTCAAATTATCTATTATGGCAAAATGCCTACGCTGAGATGTTTTTTACTCAAACTTATTGGCCGGATTTTTCAAAAGCTGAATTAGATGATATTATAAGTGATTTCTCAAAAAGAGAGAGACGCTTTGGAGCTATTTAG
- the coaBC gene encoding bifunctional phosphopantothenoylcysteine decarboxylase/phosphopantothenate--cysteine ligase CoaBC, translating to MLLKNKKILVGVCGSIAIYKALELIRLYIKAGAQVRVIMTEGAKKFINPITFEAISQNKVLDESSENWDKSQDYNHIDIGKWSDIFVIAPASVNTINALANGLGNNLLLQTALAYPRMKIIAPAANTNMIKNPITQASLKMLKLCNYEIISSQTKELVCKDVGDGAMAEPADIFDVTCKELLKNDYWINRKVVLSGGGTIEKIDEVRYISNFSSGKMASSLARALYYKGADVCLVSTRGYENLPKDIHIIKVESSNEMYEYLVDSLRVAKKGVLTKPTLMDNSTPTLIMKKPFLFMVAAVSDYLPAFPQDGKLKKELIGTHWNLELKQNMDILKSLEKDGIITIGFKAEMDETTALNSATRMLENKNLDGVCLNILNEENSFGSENNNIELILKNNSFEFKGSKLDVSLDILEKLKDEFNSYE from the coding sequence ATGTTATTAAAAAACAAAAAAATATTAGTTGGAGTTTGTGGCTCAATTGCAATTTATAAAGCTTTAGAACTAATAAGACTTTATATAAAAGCTGGTGCGCAAGTTAGAGTTATTATGACAGAAGGTGCAAAAAAATTTATAAACCCAATTACTTTTGAAGCAATTTCACAAAACAAAGTTTTAGATGAGTCAAGTGAAAATTGGGATAAAAGCCAAGATTATAATCATATTGATATTGGAAAATGGTCAGATATTTTTGTAATTGCACCAGCTAGTGTTAACACAATAAATGCCCTAGCAAATGGTTTAGGAAATAATCTGCTTTTGCAAACAGCACTTGCCTATCCAAGAATGAAAATAATTGCACCAGCAGCTAATACAAATATGATAAAAAATCCAATTACACAAGCTAGTCTTAAAATGCTAAAGCTTTGTAATTATGAGATTATCTCATCACAAACAAAAGAGTTAGTTTGTAAAGATGTTGGTGATGGAGCTATGGCAGAACCAGCTGATATTTTTGATGTTACGTGTAAAGAACTACTTAAAAATGATTATTGGATAAATAGAAAAGTTGTATTAAGTGGTGGTGGAACAATAGAAAAAATTGATGAAGTAAGATATATTTCAAATTTTTCATCTGGAAAAATGGCTTCATCTTTAGCACGTGCTTTATATTACAAAGGTGCAGATGTTTGTTTAGTGAGCACAAGAGGTTATGAAAACTTACCAAAAGATATTCACATCATAAAAGTTGAAAGTTCAAATGAGATGTATGAATATTTAGTTGATTCTCTTAGAGTTGCTAAAAAAGGAGTTCTTACAAAACCTACTTTAATGGATAATTCAACTCCAACTTTAATTATGAAAAAACCATTTTTGTTTATGGTGGCAGCTGTTAGTGACTATCTTCCAGCTTTTCCACAAGATGGAAAATTAAAAAAAGAGTTAATTGGAACACACTGGAATTTAGAGTTAAAACAAAATATGGATATTTTAAAATCTTTAGAAAAAGATGGAATTATAACTATTGGTTTTAAAGCTGAAATGGATGAAACAACAGCCTTAAATAGTGCCACAAGAATGTTAGAAAATAAAAATCTTGATGGAGTTTGTTTGAATATTTTAAATGAAGAAAATAGTTTTGGAAGCGAAAATAATAATATAGAATTAATATTAAAAAACAACTCTTTTGAATTTAAAGGTTCAAAATTGGATGTTTCATTAGATATTTTAGAAAAATTAAAAGATGAGTTTAATAGTTATGAGTGA
- the glmU gene encoding bifunctional UDP-N-acetylglucosamine diphosphorylase/glucosamine-1-phosphate N-acetyltransferase GlmU, whose translation MFNKSIIVLAAGAGTRMKSDTPKVLHKISGKPMLYYSIKEALKLSDDITVVLFHQAQRVQAEMEKYFSNINFVIQDHLNYPGTGGAVMGITPKYEKVLVLNGDMPLIQSSELEKFDVNATIVMSVLELNSADGYGRVIIENGNVKKIVEQKDANTTELAVTTANAGIYQFETKFLLENLPKLNNNNAQKEYYITDLVEMAINQNKVLKPLAVNEENFKGVNSKVELADAEVIHQNRIKKEFMKAGVIMRLPDTIYIEEGVQIEGESIIENGVSLLGNSKIINSHIKTNSVVEDSIVKDSDVGPMARIRPLSELNKTHIGNFVETKKAILNGVKAGHLSYLGDCSIDEGTNIGCGTITCNYDGVNKHQTIIGKNVFVGSDTQFVAPVNIEDDVLIGAGSTVTGNVKKGELYLTRAKAKTIAGYFYKHFLSKK comes from the coding sequence ATGTTTAATAAATCAATTATAGTTTTAGCAGCAGGTGCAGGTACACGAATGAAATCAGATACTCCAAAGGTATTACATAAGATTTCTGGAAAACCAATGTTATATTATTCAATAAAAGAGGCTTTAAAATTAAGCGATGATATAACAGTAGTTTTATTTCACCAAGCACAAAGAGTTCAAGCTGAAATGGAAAAATATTTTTCAAATATAAATTTTGTAATTCAAGACCATTTAAATTATCCAGGAACTGGTGGAGCAGTTATGGGAATTACACCTAAATATGAAAAAGTGTTAGTTTTAAATGGAGATATGCCTTTAATTCAATCAAGTGAATTAGAAAAATTTGATGTAAATGCAACTATTGTAATGTCTGTTTTAGAACTTAATAGTGCAGATGGATATGGAAGAGTAATTATAGAAAATGGAAATGTTAAAAAAATAGTTGAACAAAAAGATGCAAATACTACTGAATTAGCAGTAACAACTGCAAATGCTGGAATTTATCAATTTGAAACAAAATTTTTACTTGAGAATCTTCCTAAATTAAATAATAACAATGCACAAAAAGAGTATTACATAACTGACTTAGTTGAAATGGCTATAAATCAAAATAAAGTTTTAAAACCATTAGCAGTAAATGAAGAAAATTTTAAAGGTGTAAACTCAAAAGTTGAATTAGCTGACGCTGAAGTGATTCACCAAAATAGAATCAAAAAAGAGTTTATGAAAGCTGGCGTTATTATGCGATTACCTGATACTATTTATATAGAAGAGGGTGTGCAAATTGAGGGTGAATCAATCATTGAAAATGGTGTTTCGCTTCTTGGAAATTCAAAAATTATAAACTCTCATATCAAAACAAACTCAGTTGTTGAAGACTCAATTGTTAAAGATAGTGACGTTGGACCAATGGCTAGAATTAGACCTTTAAGTGAATTAAATAAAACTCATATTGGAAACTTTGTAGAGACAAAAAAAGCTATTTTAAATGGTGTAAAAGCTGGACACCTTTCATATTTGGGAGATTGTTCTATTGATGAGGGAACAAATATTGGTTGTGGAACAATTACTTGTAATTATGATGGTGTGAATAAACATCAAACAATTATTGGTAAAAATGTATTTGTAGGAAGTGATACACAGTTTGTTGCCCCTGTAAATATTGAAGATGATGTCTTAATTGGAGCTGGTTCAACTGTAACTGGAAATGTAAAAAAAGGTGAGTTGTATTTAACAAGAGCAAAAGCAAAAACTATTGCTGGTTACTTTTACAAACATTTTTTAAGTAAAAAATAA
- a CDS encoding ankyrin repeat domain-containing protein, protein MFGFFKINEDLFYKELLSDTIDINKIQKYINKGINLNKRDERGKTILFTLVAKKKFEAIKVLVKNGADLTIEDNFRKTVLDDAINRTDGVMIRFLLDNGYSINHKNSVGRTVFQDVAFVGNYKIFQIFMNYNADFNQKDNYGKTVLFDAVEGGSLLILKDVINNCNTLNILDENHQTVLFKAVLKDDISLATELVLHGINVNFLDKDGQNVLFNTILHGSKNIPLIELLIKKGTNLNVVDNFNKNIIDELLYISALQKDPPKELEGKYKLVTAEKEYMPIAQLFIDQGIEIDKIDSEGKTTLQREVEKKNFSNIEFLLDCGADVNICNEFEKNLIHQEILKGYSNFRMIDFLMAHGANIDARDFDERSVVDDIVEIIAVIKGFKTATPYLSALIKDDEKYDVLLKKVLTFRPDIQTQRLDGSNILFDMVLYNDFETLKTIINYGINLNIKDKRGCTPLMFMVEEGIKIKDKKQRDIFIERLIYFLKYRVNIDAKDNDGRTVIHKAVIANDLLVVEKLLTKKADLSIRDIHGRTALHHTQWHGNYKIARWLIAAGADMNLPDNSGFTLLNYAAVFGHLRLIIALIASGVLMYNKNPKNRKVAQFFKDRESKLDKLLTTSVGDDKMELAIKELVENLKNEINEVLQ, encoded by the coding sequence GTGTTTGGATTTTTTAAAATCAATGAAGATTTGTTTTATAAAGAATTATTGTCAGATACTATTGACATTAATAAAATTCAAAAATACATAAATAAAGGTATTAATCTAAATAAAAGAGATGAAAGAGGTAAAACAATACTCTTTACATTGGTAGCTAAAAAGAAATTTGAAGCTATAAAAGTTTTAGTAAAAAATGGGGCTGATTTAACTATTGAAGATAACTTTAGAAAAACAGTTTTAGATGATGCAATTAATCGAACAGATGGTGTTATGATTCGTTTTTTATTGGATAATGGATATTCAATAAATCATAAAAATAGCGTAGGTAGAACAGTTTTTCAAGATGTTGCTTTTGTGGGAAACTATAAAATCTTTCAAATTTTTATGAATTATAATGCAGATTTTAATCAAAAAGATAATTATGGAAAAACTGTATTGTTTGATGCAGTTGAAGGTGGAAGCCTTTTAATTTTAAAAGATGTTATAAATAACTGTAACACTTTAAATATTTTAGATGAAAATCATCAAACAGTTCTTTTTAAAGCTGTTTTAAAAGATGATATTTCATTAGCAACAGAATTAGTTTTACATGGAATTAATGTAAATTTCTTAGATAAAGATGGGCAAAATGTCCTTTTTAACACAATCCTTCACGGCTCAAAAAATATACCTTTAATAGAACTTCTTATTAAAAAAGGTACAAATTTAAATGTAGTTGATAATTTTAATAAAAATATTATTGATGAGTTATTATATATTTCAGCTTTACAAAAAGATCCCCCAAAAGAGCTAGAAGGGAAATATAAACTTGTAACTGCAGAAAAAGAGTATATGCCAATTGCACAGTTATTTATAGACCAAGGTATTGAAATTGATAAAATTGATAGTGAAGGGAAAACAACACTTCAAAGAGAAGTTGAAAAAAAGAACTTCTCAAATATAGAATTTTTATTAGATTGTGGTGCAGATGTAAATATTTGTAATGAATTTGAAAAGAATTTAATACATCAAGAGATATTAAAAGGTTACTCTAATTTTAGAATGATTGACTTTTTAATGGCTCATGGAGCAAATATTGATGCAAGAGATTTTGATGAAAGAAGTGTAGTTGATGATATTGTTGAAATAATTGCTGTAATAAAAGGTTTTAAAACAGCAACTCCTTATTTATCTGCACTTATAAAAGATGATGAGAAATATGATGTTTTATTAAAAAAAGTATTGACTTTTAGACCAGATATTCAAACTCAAAGATTAGATGGAAGTAATATTTTATTTGATATGGTTTTATATAATGATTTTGAGACTCTAAAAACAATTATAAATTATGGAATAAATCTTAATATAAAAGATAAAAGAGGTTGTACTCCTTTGATGTTTATGGTTGAAGAGGGAATAAAAATCAAAGATAAAAAACAAAGAGATATTTTTATTGAAAGATTAATTTACTTTTTAAAATATAGAGTAAATATTGATGCTAAAGATAATGATGGTAGAACAGTAATTCATAAGGCTGTAATTGCTAATGATTTACTTGTTGTTGAAAAATTATTAACAAAAAAAGCAGATTTAAGTATAAGAGATATTCATGGCAGAACGGCACTTCATCATACCCAATGGCATGGAAATTACAAAATTGCAAGATGGTTAATCGCAGCTGGTGCTGATATGAATTTACCTGATAATTCTGGGTTTACTTTATTAAATTATGCAGCTGTTTTTGGTCACTTAAGACTTATTATTGCACTAATTGCATCAGGAGTTTTAATGTATAATAAAAACCCAAAAAATAGAAAAGTCGCACAATTTTTTAAAGATAGAGAGAGTAAATTAGATAAATTGTTAACAACAAGTGTTGGTGATGATAAAATGGAATTAGCAATAAAAGAGTTAGTAGAAAATTTGAAAAATGAAATTAATGAAGTTTTACAATAA